The DNA region aaatttataatatttaatgtgataaattttttttttttaaaatcaattcattATTGCTATTCatgattataaattagaaatgatttttatgaatatatatttatatttacataataaaaacttgttatggataataaataaaccttGGAGTTGCAAATgaatagtaaaatattttaacatttaactCGATGTACATAACAGAATGATTTGAACattttgagatttttttttttgttgtttttttttaaacagtctacaaaatatataggtgtataatttagaatttacagttaattatataataatgtacataatatattatataatctGATTACACACGATAATAATTTGGCTATTTTTAATAAGGAAATTCACgtgatatttgttttaaacCGTGACTCGAACCAGCAACCTTCAGATCAAATGTCTGATGCACTAACGTCTTAGCTattatcgttttttattttggcatTTAAAGATTgactgaaaaaatttattagaatttaaaaaaaattaataatttatgtgaTTTGTAAAGGTTCATGGGACGGAAGAGCAGATAGAAGTAACAACAATGGCAATATTGTTGTTGGATCACCAGGTACAAGTGGTACTTCCAACAGTAGTAGTAGTAGCAGTGGAGCATCATGGCGTAGTGGTACACCATCACCACCTCTAAGTGAAGAGGGTGTTTTACCAGCTTGCGTTACAAACTGGCCAATTCCTAGTAGCAGTGGAGTTAATGTTCCATCATTGACAAATTCAACTTACATAAGTgctttttcatcaacaaacaGTACACCTGGATCTACTGGTGCTCTTGATGAAGGCATTGTACTTGATTATTTGGAAGACATgcatccaaaaaaaaaaaaggtaaggaaaactttttcaaattattttttcatctcttaAACTTGcaggtaattttatattttttttttataaattatcttttcaattttaaaagctCGTTTTATTAGATGGAATAATCATCtatagtcaaaataaaaattgactattaaaatatatatcttaaaaACATTTACGCTACATGTTTACGAtagtaaaatttgaaaattttaaaataaagataacttgcatatataataattgtaatagtGTAGTTATATGACGTCAGAAATTGCACGTGTCGTCTTGCAATGAGGCTGCTTGCAGTGGTTGGCGGTATAATATTATAGATATAAAACTATAGTTGATGCAAGGCGGTGCGGGGACACACTCAAGAAGTGGGAGTATAAGGTCACCGTGTCCCTGGCTGCATAGTGTGGCACGTGGAGCATTAGCTTGTGATCACATATATGTActtggcattttttttttattttttattttttcatctatgcAGTTTTGTTATACAGACAAATTGTATCCTTCAAtctgattaaaattaattttctatattaaattttagtagcttttttatcaaacctttgataaatttgatattcaaaaaatttcattttgaaattattgatttaaaaatcaacacaAAATGCTTTCAACATACTTCATTTATGTcaataattttcctttttttttaattcaatatatgATGACGATAGCTGACGTCATTATCTTCTTtgttataatataaaacataaatttttatgttgatgTAATTTTAGAACAATTAATATACACATTTATAGATCAAATATGCACTTGATTAAATTACTCACACTCACGCATACTGCACGAGCATTTgtcatataattataataaatagatgACATAAGTATTCATAAAATAGTTTAATGTCATTTAAAACGCTCGactatttatgttttataaattcatttgacaACTTTAAGCATAGAAgccaaatacaacaaaaatttaaattctcggttatttatttatccgtATAGAttgtaataacaatatttatcaaaacaaatatcgtttttttttttttataaaatatctacaagattatatactttatttgtaaatagaaatatttttttttattcaagctaTGAACTATGATCCTataatacaattttgtttgttttttttttaattttctgaaACTCGAATAACTTGATAACTATCGATGGGTCATTGACCATAGTTAACAAAATGCATAGCCAGGAAGCTTGAATATTATAGAGCATGTGTGGATAAATAGTATAAATTACTTTGAGGTAAAATAGGTGGAATAtatgcaaaaattaataatcaagtgAAGATgtatttttcgaattttctaaaaattctttaataCCAAATACCAATAGAATATATCCTCAACAACTATTGAGTGAATAGTTAAAAGTAGGGATAGATATATATCGTTGCAccaaggataaaaaaaaaaaaaaaaaactatagttTAACCACGTAAAAAAAGTATTGCTTTCCGTAATGAAGGTTGAGCATGCCCCACCAATTGCGTTTCTAAAGTGtgcttatatttatatacacacatagAAGTGCCAATGAGCTTGGTTGCCGTTTTGTGCCGGAACAAGCATCCGGCATTGTTACTATTAgatagtattattaattattttttttctaaactacatttaaatatacactATTACCGGCTCAAAATGGCATAACCAATCGGAGCTGTAAGACatcaattattgtaaatatatattctacaAGCTCAATATgtatgtttaatttttctgattgTCAATGATgaaagtttctggttttttatacaatgcggaaaatgataaatatatttttcgaggttaaaatggaaaattcttgaaaataattaaatgacaaatgacagcaaaattataaatatttttaaatggctTAATGTCAAATGAATACATAGACAATAATTGGCccagaaaaaatatgattatggtttcgaatttttaattgatgattgctacgaaaatttttccaatttttaaattaaaattattaaataaatgacctttaatctttaaatttaaataataatgacttttaaaaattttcatgttattatttatgttagaaaaaatatatattgataaagaaatatgttattaaattattttttctttttaaacaaCTTATAAATGTCATATGCAATGAACCGTATGTTAATGGTGAATTTAAGTAGACGTGCATTTATaatgtttgtaaattaaaGCTTTTATTATATCCCGAAAGTATACGTTGCAATAAACGCGAGTATGGTCAGCAACGTTACGCAAGAAATATTTCaacactgtaaaaaataacGAGTGGGTAAACATATCTATACAGGTGACTTTCTCTcgaattattatcaagtatatAACAAGAGCGTCATATTTATATCGAATTAATCCAAGAAAAATACTCTATTTccttgagaaatttttttaaatttactattgtttatgttttttgtataaacaatagaaaaaagtacaaattagaaattacaaaaattactaGAATACAAATAACtctagccaaaaaaaaaaaacatttttttttttttgcttcataTAGCTtcgaattcaaaaaaataaattcaaatgtgGTCACGTGACATTGGACGCCACGCTATTGGTTTGACGTCACGTTCTGtgcaagaaataatatttctttgacAAATTATTgtgaaggaaaaaattaattcaatttgagACTTGatcttgacaaaaaaaaaaaaaaaaaaaaaaacgaaatattttgatttttcatggTTTACCGGTTTttctcattatttataaatcattattgggggtcttttaacaattgaaaataaatactataatagttggaaatatataaaatctaaaaattattgttaacgTCAAGTTTTGGaccaatgaattatttattttttgaaatttatcagAACGCATCGCCGGTTGTGCGCCCAATTTTgtatttcataatatttttgtttctaaaatttatatcaaattggGAAATTAAAATCAGGGTCTAGATCAATAGACAATAggcttttttttatgcaaCAAAACTTTTTGACAGCCCAACTTGAGGAAAAACAActcaatttaacatttttcgaaatcataaaaactttttgtttttatttaaattgaaaataaaatatataaaatttagtatcaataataaaaagagaGTAGAGtttagattttttgtttttattaatataaatgttattttgaaaaaatcgatGGAAAGTAATTTTACTATAGTGAGACACTCAGTAGCAAGCAGTTCTCTCCCAGAGAAGCAACACTTTCATTTTATCAACTCTATCCACTTGCCGGTTGCAGCTGGAAGCTTCAGTCGCATCCTATTGGCAacttatgttttttaatattttagattCTACTATTAAAGGGTAACAACCTTTATGTCATAGTTATATCAACATAAAATGATTTTCCAAATGAAAATGTCCTCAAACAATGAAatgcaatataataaaataaattttttaatatataaaatcatttcGATGAGAATCAACTCAAAATCTCAACATTATaatcattcaaaattatttgtaatcatttaaaattatatataatcaaagCATCAAAGCCATAAGCATCTTTAAATTGTTTCGAAATCAAacgaaacaatttttttattttttcaaaaatactctttatgttttttcccttagctacaattatatatttaaaaatttatcaaaattatgtagaatctaaatcaaaatatataaaaaattaatttttttttacagtagaTACATTTCATACAGCACACCCAACACTCACCATCAAATTGCTTTTACTTGCTCAACGAGAAACTACGCAATAGAATTTATGCGCGCGCATCACCATGGCTTTGTTCTTAAGAGTAAAGCTATGATAGAGAAATCTTCTTTTCACATGCATCCTGTAGCTAAAATGTgcctttatatatatatacaaatagaATGTCTATTgatgtattataaatttttattcacagtcaaaaaaaaaaaaaaatgcaacgtgaagaaaaaataattgtttatttaataaataccaCCTgcacattttattatataaaaaaatgcatttcataatttattaactacAACTAAATGCATAAATTGAGTGCATagtatatttacaattttactacaaatacaaaataaaaacaatatagtaaaaaaaataataaacaaattgaaatttaaaaaatttaaatattatttttgattaaatcaatgaaatgTAAAGCAATCTGTCATATATTCCAAGGTTTTATGTGGTTTTTCATCAGGTATATTCAACGATGACAGTTGTATACATGAATATCAAGCTATAGATACATATAAACAGTATGGACTAACAAAGTATCTTTGAATAAAGAAACGAATAAAGCGCATGCGATCCATGTTGAGGTAgttttcagcaaaaaaaaattgttaggTACAATGAACATGCCATTAATTTACATgctaaaatcaattttttatactaaatattttttaatatcatttataattaatataaaaatataaaaaaaaatatttattcagctaaaaatttatcctttttattttttaacaattattattattattttataaaaaaaaaaataatataaattgtttatattgaattttaaatatctaaaaattgcACAGTAGatttaatgcatttttttaaaataaataaaattaatttaataattttgagaataaaaaaaatatatttataaaattatgtttatgaattaatttaggctgatttatttttgatatataataaagacaaatatttatattgcatTCTACCCTGTGTGAGTTGAGCTCAACTGACCACCAGATGGAAGTAGTAGATGTACACGATTAGCCCATAGGCAGGGTCAACGTCCGCCCTCACACACCATACCCACATATGGGAtcataataatacacaagcTTGTCGTACACACCGGTTTGTTTTGGTTCCCCTAGCGTTACTCTCTCgacaagttgaatttttttctttctcactcAAACTACATCTTTTATAAAGACTATCGCATGTATtgcaagaaatttttttatttttatttatattcaaaacgTAAATTCAGATTTATCAGAaaatcttatttttaaaaaacaaaattaaaacaatttctaAAGTGGaaagttgttatttatttaattattattattatattttttatataatatttataaatatttgaaaatattaatttatttatttttatagtatttttttttttaaattaataaattatttttatgataattgataatacatgaaaaatttaatgaaatagcCATCATTATGAAATTCAACGACCTTCAGGCATCGTGCCAAATTTTAAGAGAGattgcatcaaaaaaaaaaataaataatttagagcTTTAGAAGATTTAaactgacaaataattttgaaaattatcttatttttaattgatataaacatttaaaatactaattgtatttttattatcattgaggttttttatgtgataaatttatttataaataatataaatatattatgaggATTTAAAAAGAagctttaaattaatttgatgataattttatgttacagACAGCAAAAACGATGGTATTTCAATGCACATGGCCTGGATGTTTTGAAATTAGAACAACTTGCACTTTGATTGAGCAACATGTACGAGAAGGTCATCTAGGGTAAGTCAAGTATAATTATACAAAGTAATACAGCTGTTAATGATGACTAAAAAATtccattacaaaaaaaaaaattctttggcAAACCGGGAAGTAGTAATTGGGGGTGagacgtaatttttttttttccaccggttaatttattcaacagatgattaaaaagtatattgaataaaagtaaaaaaaaaattttttaatcagtggcaaaaaataTTCCttgacattgaaaataaatttattacaagaaaaaaaaaaaaaaattactttatcGATTGTTGATTAACTTTGTGTCGAGTCATCTTGAaaagagtataaaaaaaaaaaaatttagctgtaAACATACacgatgaaatatataatttatttaaatgaattatttttagattgaaaaaatttaaacaagatCAAAAAGACGGAGAAGATTGTGATATGTCAGATCATGAGgaagaattttattatcaagaagTTTCCATAGATCACATGAGTTCACCACCAACAATGTCTCACCGGGACATGGCAAGGCCACCACATGAAGATCCAGAGTATCAAAAAATGTTACGTCTAGAAACAATTCCTGTTAGTAAAAATACTGATAATAGTCCAATTGTAACGTCACCAACTACACCTACCACGTTACCCAATAAtaccatcaacaacaacaacagcaaagAACGTCTATTTAATTTTGGACGTGCATCTTCTACATCACCGGTAATaatataacataattttttaacaattaataaagtatattaaatgaaatttaaactaatacaatttttgttttttgtttttaaaaaacaggGAGCATCAACAAAACACATGAAATTATCAACAAGACAATTGTGTCAACAAAATGTTGGTCTTCAGGCAATAACACCAGGTGGAAAAATACCATCATCACCACGTAAAGTACGTGGTGAAACTAAAAAATGTCGTAAAATATATGGTATGGATCATCGTGAACTATGGTGTACACAGTGTAAATGGAAAAAAGCATGTAGTAGATTTGgcgaatagaaaaaattattggccCGTGATAAATACGGGCTTCTACCCTTGCCCAGTCAAACATGAAGTTTACAagtgtaaataataatcgatGAATAATACGGCTAACATTCGAAAAGTTTATGAAAATGTTTGtggaaaaaatgtaattttttttttttttttaaataataaactatgaAAATAgtgtgatataaaaaaaaaaagaaaaaaaatgaaaaacaactAAGTGAATCCCATGACGGATGGACGAGTCGATTTAGCAAATTACTGACTCTCAGTAAACAAGTGGGATTAAGCTCAagacaacaataattaatataaaatttaaaaaacattgaaaaaagttttgagCCAGtttagtttgtttttattcGTATTTAGTTGATGATTTTGGACtgaaatgttaatatttttttaacgtgtATATATCATCGACTATTTCGAATAAACATaatcagtatatatatattaattcaaattagtttaaataaatactgaaATGTTGGTGAATGATAATTACTTGtgcgaattttttttcatagtgtCATTAAGATACAGgcgttataaaaataataccgTCAACAATATGTgtatgaaagaaataaaaaaataatatatttaaactagaaaagataaaagataaagaaaaatataaatatcaaagttTGGCATTCTAGTAAACATAGCAATAATTGAGTTTGAAAAGGGACAAAATGTTAAAGAATTGTATAcaccaatatatatatatactgccagatattaaaaaaaaaaaaaaaaaaaaattaacaaaacacaATGACtatttgtaaattcaaatttgaatatatatttcgtgACAAGTATTACTGAATGACAGTAGTTGATCAAGTTCTACTATTTTTCAacgaaaagaaagaaaaaatatattttttgttttatcaaattgaCTACATTTACGCACacgattataaataattttattgtaacaaTAGAATAAAATCACACTGCATAAAACAGAtatcacaaaaataattaatcatgtaTTTATCAAGGAGCTTGAGtcaaaattatagaaaaaaaaaaaaaaattaccatagcgaaaatgatgaaaacaaaacgaaaatatatattgccttggtttatttttttttttttaaatcagtaaTACTcgaatatttcattaaatatacattgcaataatttacaaatttctaTTTCtaccaattgattttttataagtcTTCAAATAATacgatatacaaaaaattattttttaaaaaaaaataccaagttATGCTCTGGTGTGCAAtatgaaagcaaaaaaaaaatttaatcatacagaaaaaagaaaatatttacttgtcaTATGTAATttcatcttgaaaatatttaaaaaaaaaaaataatcatttaaaattattattcataagtATAAGTAACGTGGTAAGAGATCAtagacaaattttaaaaatttatatatttcaccaacaaaaaagaaacaataacttaattatataatttataatttttttgttcaaaaaaaaaataaggggaTTGCAATTTGAGTTATTGAAagtgttgaataattttttttatatcttttaacTGTGATCTATTTcgtattcataattattttgatctttttaatttaaaaaattaattattatatatttacttgtgTACCTATGAAGATTACTATAtgttattagaaaaattttacgttttttttttgtttcaaaatttttaatgaattataagagattgttttaatataataattaacaagtgatacttttttttttcttagcaaATTATTAATGTGTAAGATacgacacaaaaaaaaaagtttcgatttgataattatacagattaaattatcagtttaattttgtttatgtattaattatcatactgagtataaataaatttcgttattttgttttattggtACACAAGCTTAGCCAATTTAACatgatcattaaaaaatatataacaagtttataaaaattgctcgttttattagttttttttttcgataattttattgaagggTTTGTTGGATTTTATTCTACAAAATTATATCACATATTCCTCCAAAAACTCGTCTcaattttaaactaaaaagcTTCAACCAATTTGAAGTTAACAGGGATTCATGGGGCAACTGAGAGCCCTGGATTCACttcttttgaaatataatagaaaattaatcgaaacaaaatatcaatgacAACTTAaccggtaaaaaaaaaaaattgtataattgtcattaaaaatacaaaaatatatttttacatacaaCAAAAGAAACAACCcttcaaagcaaaaaaaaaatatgatgaatttatattatgaaaaaaaaacgttacTATAATGCatacgaaaaaattatttatcaagatagtaatcattaaaaataattgaacgtTAATTTATTGAGACTGGAATAAATTccttattgaaaaaaaaaaaatattaatttgttttaatattttattatgaactctaaatattttatcaaacaaacttttaccttttttttgtttaattgataccttttgttattttataactattttattttaatgtcttaataaaaaaacacacacaaatattatttgtaattttgtctttgatatttaattgctattaattacaaaaataatttgattattctGTTGAATAAAGCTCTTTGATaggtttatttttaacactttcaattatatcaatagcatcttttaataatttttgatgaatcacATCAATAGGCTGATTTGATTCAATGATTTGCCATGTatcatcttttaattttaaaaaattattagctacttttttttgaatttccaATTTTTCATATCGTTCATTTGCCCAACCAGAACGCGCACTTAATGTTTCAACGTCAATTGTAAAAAGTGCAACAAAATCTGGAGCTGGAAGACCACGATCAGCTTCTTTACACCAATCAAGATTACGACCAGTAACTGCTGATGTATATGCTGCTCCTGAAGCAGCATATCTATCAACAACTAATGTTGTTCCACTTTCCagagtttttttcattttattactaCATTCCCATCGATTTGCTGAGAATAATAAATGAGCTGCTTCAATccttatatcatttttatttgataaaaattcattgatgatTGAACCAATATGAGTACTTCTATCTGAAATTAAACGTCGATTGGATTTCAAATTTCAGCTAATGTATCTTCAACAACAGATATAGACAAatgtcatttataaaaaactcgaataatatatttttttttttaattaacaatagtCAACCGAGCTACCTAAAAAGACTAGAGACCTCCAGGCTTCTTGGAGCTACCTGATTATCAAATACGAAGAGGGCTACTTAACATTTACGTGTGTTAAAAGCTGATAATTAATATGTCATAATTAATAGGTCAAATGTTATCATCAAatgtctaaaaatatattgtaaaccTGACACTacaattttatctaaatttaatacattctccaatcatcatcaacatataggaatcattcataaaaaatgttgatgttttcaattaaaaaaaaaaaacgtgtagCATAAAATAGCcataaaaaatcatagatTAAGAATGACACCAATTAATCACAAGatctaattttaaatagactaaataatattataaattaattgttaaatgataaatacaaGTAAAACCAACCTGGAAAACTTCGTGACTCTGCTTTGATTCCAAGTTTATTAAGTGCAGCAACTAGCTGTTTTGCCTGAGTTGATTTTCCAACTCTATCACATCCTTCAAGAACCAATAATGCACCACGTTgcattgttatttgtttttaaatataattaacaattattatttaatattttatatgacaCTTATTGAGTATATTGTGTATAAAAACCCGCGCAATTTTTCGACTGTTCACACATAAATCAGCTGATCACACTGATGAAATccacacaaaataaaaagtccCTGTATCAATTgacaacttttttatatattttttatctataaaatagATGCAAACAGAtccaagtaaatttaaaaaaaacaataatttaattatcaatatttgatgtgttgttataattataattggcaaattaatttgactgattttaatatttttaattaagaaaaagccaccattttaaaattgacaaatgtAAATCAGCCTTTATAtcagttatataaaaaaacatgaggTCGAATTGTTGGAGATGCCAAAGGTcgatttatttacttttttttgtctattttattAATGGTTGTGTTGATTACATGAATTAGACTGTCATCGAGGATGTTATTCCAGTTTTATCATTATGGAGGTATTTCAATTTTCctttaaatattaacatattactaaaatataataattaaaaaaaaaaactaatttttctttcaataaaaaaaaacataactttaaaaattacatttatagaTTCATCAATGCCACCACATACATTgttattagaaaataattttttttttcattcaattctatcaaaaacatttatacaaagaaaaaatatattgtgtcgaaaaagaaatacaatgacatacaattattataaacaattatttatttattttttatcatcaatgcTAAAAagaaagttaattaataatttctatttatacaatcatcaattaataaacaattttcattttgatttgtCTAACATTAAAaagcaaattatttttattttttattgtttatttatagtattataaattgtcaatAGTTTCTAGATGTCATGCTCAATGAGT from Aphidius gifuensis isolate YNYX2018 linkage group LG5, ASM1490517v1, whole genome shotgun sequence includes:
- the LOC122856526 gene encoding thymidylate kinase, with product MQRGALLVLEGCDRVGKSTQAKQLVAALNKLGIKAESRSFPDRSTHIGSIINEFLSNKNDIRIEAAHLLFSANRWECSNKMKKTLESGTTLVVDRYAASGAAYTSAVTGRNLDWCKEADRGLPAPDFVALFTIDVETLSARSGWANERYEKLEIQKKVANNFLKLKDDTCVKNKPIKELYSTE
- the LOC122858097 gene encoding zinc finger protein 395-like, producing the protein MSTGKRLAKRSIIGTRVCAPSKDGKYYSGVIHAVKTPVTALTDSGLSITPQTRYSVRFDSVSGGKTPNPNTEYSERDLIGPGFGSVTSAHLVSGQKVYLTYNGREINAEVTYHREHLDEVEVVFAPNGQENPMTLTKRIDEVRLLESRKSARLADQDTDFARLADMAGDRKRASSHSIDVPHVPGSRKRRPSSSNDSERSFNGGWIENSINNTNGNGINNIKLSFGCGREGCRSNEHGDCMDECTAALVLMSLSCSPHSPNHPLPLHCQHNYGSWDGRADRSNNNGNIVVGSPGTSGTSNSSSSSSGASWRSGTPSPPLSEEGVLPACVTNWPIPSSSGVNVPSLTNSTYISAFSSTNSTPGSTGALDEGIVLDYLEDMHPKKKKTAKTMVFQCTWPGCFEIRTTCTLIEQHVREGHLGLKKFKQDQKDGEDCDMSDHEEEFYYQEVSIDHMSSPPTMSHRDMARPPHEDPEYQKMLRLETIPVSKNTDNSPIVTSPTTPTTLPNNTINNNNSKERLFNFGRASSTSPGASTKHMKLSTRQLCQQNVGLQAITPGGKIPSSPRKVRGETKKCRKIYGMDHRELWCTQCKWKKACSRFGE